The Aspergillus chevalieri M1 DNA, chromosome 5, nearly complete sequence genome includes a region encoding these proteins:
- a CDS encoding uncharacterized protein (COG:S;~EggNog:ENOG410PNU0;~TransMembrane:7 (o30-51i63-84o110-132i144-170o190-212i224-249o261-281i)) produces the protein MADAQIIPAMPPPPGKTSNFVDPEYQGTKFIVVNCVFLPLAVLALAMRTWTRVCIVRNFQADDYLMIMALLLSIVMTAVTLDMLKWGLGKHMWDVPAMPNLSPWFMKENMIAAIFYCAATGFCKVSVLVFYLRIFPSRSFHIAVWLIVFIAVGYEVGSVLANVFACTPIAKSWDVAITDGSCMNRPVFYFANAGLGIFTDFATVLVPIPWLWKLQMPMRQKIAVGAILTMGCFVGVVSCIRLSTLYILMNSPDLTWATTDALMWCAIELNLGIVGGCVTAMRPFVRRYFPKLLGLSYGGYGSYSHSRKYGHPLNSIPRSDNPNLSGHFQQYSTSTWKGATMGDRDSEEQVLREAAAPPGLGSGKADGIVRTVEFDVENGLRR, from the exons ATGGCCGACGCCCAGATCATCCCGGCCATGCCTCCCCCTCCGGGGAAGACATCCAACTTCGTCGACCCGGAGTACCAGGGGACCAAGTTTATTGTTGTGAACTGCGTCTTTCTGCCCTTGGCGGTGCTTGCGCTAGCCATGCGTACCTGGACCAGGGTGTGTATTGTGAGGAATTTTCAGGCTGATGATT ACTTAATGATTATGGCTTTACTGTTGTCGATTGTCATGACAGCTGTGACATTGGATATGCTCAAGTGGGGTCTGGGGAAGCACATGTGGGATGTTCCTGCTATGCCTAATCTCTCGCCTTGGTTTATGAAG GAAAACATGATCGCTGCCATCTTCTACTGTGCCGCCACCGGCTTCTGCAAAGTCTCCGTCCTCGTCTTCTACCTCCGCATCTTCCCCAGCCGCTCCTTCCACATCGCCGTGTGGctcatcgtcttcatcgcCGTGGGCTACGAGGTCGGCAGCGTGCTTGCCAATGTATTCGCATGCACTCCGATTGCGAAGAGCTGGGATGTGGCCATCACGGATGGAAGCTGCATGAACAGACCGGTGTTTTACTTTGCGAATGCAGGATTGGGTATCTTCACGGACTTTGCAACGGTGTTGGTGCCGATTCCGTGGTTGTGGAAGTTGCAAATGCCCATGCGGCAGAAGATTGCTGTTGGGGCGATTCTTACGATGGGGTGTTT TGTCGGCGTCGTCAGCTGCATCCGCCTGTCAACCCTATACATTCTCATGAACTCCCCCGACCTAACCTGGGCCACGACCGACGCGCTAATGTGGTGTGCCATCGAACTCAACCTCGGCATCGTCGGTGGCTGCGTAACAGCCATGCGCCCGTTCGTGCGCCGCTACTTCCCCAAGCTCCTTGGTCTATCATACGGTGGATACGGCTCGTACTCGCATTCGAGGAAATATGGACACCCTCTCAACTCGATCCCAAGGAGCGATAATCCCAACTTGTCGGGGCATTTCCAGCAGTATTCTACGAGTACGTGGAAGGGGGCGACTATGGGGGATCGGGATAGTGAGGAGCAGGTGTTGAGGGAGGCGGCAGCGCCGCCGGGGCTGGGGTCCGGGAAGGCGGATGGGATAGTGAGGACGGTGGAGTTTGATGTTGAGAATGGGTTGCGGAGGTGA